A region of Catharus ustulatus isolate bCatUst1 chromosome 9, bCatUst1.pri.v2, whole genome shotgun sequence DNA encodes the following proteins:
- the MCOLN3 gene encoding mucolipin-3 isoform X1 produces the protein MESPEVTVSGCSTHDDENLCSYKRHSSVSQEGLLEDQLRRKLKFFFMNPCEKFWARGRKPWKLGIQLLKIVMVTIQLVVFGLSNQMVVAFKEENTVAFKHLFLKGYMDRMDDTYAVYTQTDVYDQIFFAINQYLQLPNISVGNHAYEKKGTEETPLAVCQQFYKRGIICPGNDTFDIDPEIVTDCLYIEPTTSLDNTTMGKHNLNFTLDFPRLVAVQLMFNLKAINLQTVRHHELPDCYDFTLRIVFDNKAHSGRIKISLDNDIAIRECKDWHVSGSIQKNTHYMMIFDAFVILICLASLILCTRSVIKGIWLQREFVSFFLYYYKKEVSFNDQMEFVNGWYILIMVSDVLTIVGSTLKMEIQAKSLTSYDVCSILLGISTMLVWLGVIRYLGFFQKYNLLILTLRAALPNVMRFCCCAAMIYLGYCFCGWIVLGPYHVKFRSLNMVSECLFSLINGDDMFATFAEMQQKSYLVWLFSRIYLYSFISLFIYMVLSLFIALITDTYETVKHYQQDGFPETELRRFISQCKDSPNSGRYRLEEESSASLFCCCNGCM, from the exons atggaaagTCCTGAAGTGACAGTGAGCGGCTGCAGTACACACGATGATGAAAACCTTTGCAGCTACAAACGACACTCATCAGTATCACAGGAGGGGCTTTTAGAAGACCAGCTTAGAAGGaagttaaaatttttcttcatgaacCCATGTGAGAAATTTTGGGCCCGGGGCAGAAAACCTTGGAAACTTGGGATTCAGTTACTCAAAATAGTAATGGTTACAATTCAG cTGGTGGTTTTCGGATTGAGCAATCAAATGGTGGTTGCCTTCAAAGAAGAGAACACTGTTGCATTCAAACATCTTTTCTTGAAAGGGTATATGGACAGAATGGATGATACCTATGCTGTATACACACAAACAGATGTCTATGACCAGATATTCTTTGCAATAAACCAG TACCTTCAGCTGCCCAACATCTCTGTTGGAAATCATGCTTATGAGAAGAAGGGAACAGAAGAGACACCTCTGGCTGTTTGTCAGCAGTTCTACAAGCGAGGAATCATCTGTCCTGGAAATGACACCTTTGATATAGACCCAGAGATTGTGACTG ACTGCTTGTACATTGAGCCAACGACTTCATTAGACAACACAACAATGGGAAAGCACAATTTGAATTTCACTCTGGATTTCCCCAG ACTGGTGGCAGTGCAGCTCATGTTCAATCTGAAGGCAATCAACCTCCAGACCGTTCGTCACCACGAGCTCCCCGACTGCTACGATTTCACTCTGCGG attGTGTTTGATAATAAAGCACACAGTGGAAGAATTAAAATAAGTCTAGACAATGACATAGCGATCAGGGAATGTAAAGACTGGCACGTTTCTGGATCAA TACAGAAGAACACTCATTACATGATGATCTTCGATGCTTTTGTCATATTGATTTGTCTGGCTTCATTGATCCTTTGCACACGATCAGTGATTAAAGGAATTTGGCTTCAAAGG GAATTTGTAAGCTTTTTCCTATATTATTATAAGAAAGAAGTATCTTTCAATGATCAAATGGAATTTGTCAATGGATGGTACATCCTGATTATGGTTAGCGATGTCCTAACTATTGTTGGATCAACTCTAAAGATGGAGATACAAGCTAAG agTCTGACAAGTTATGATGTCTGCAGCATACTCTTAGGAATATCCACTATGCTTGTGTGGCTTGGAGTCATTCGCTACCTAGGTTTCTTTCAGAAGTATAAT CTTCTCATCCTAACACTGAGAGCAGCATTACCCAATGTAATGAGGTTCTGCTGTTGTGCTGCTATGATCTACCTGGGCTATTGTTTCTGTGGATGGATTGTACTGGGACCATACCATGTGAAG TTTCGCAGTCTGAACATGGTTTCTGAATGCCTTTTTTCACTGATCAATGGAGATGACATGTTTGCCACCtttgcagaaatgcagcagaaaagtTACTTGGTTTGGTTATTCAGTAGGATCTACCTCTACTCCTTCATCAGTCTGTTCATTTATATGGTGCTGAGTCTCTTCATTGCACTCATTACAGATACATATGAAACAGTCAAG CACTACCAGCAAGATGGCTTTCCCGAGACAGAGCTTCGTAGATTTATATCACAATGCAAAGACTCACCTAACTCTGGGAGGTACAGGTTAGAAGAGGAAAGTTCTGCTTCTCTCTTCTGTTGTTGTAATG GTTGTATGTAG
- the MCOLN3 gene encoding mucolipin-3 isoform X2: MESPEVTVSGCSTHDDENLCSYKRHSSVSQEGLLEDQLRRKLKFFFMNPCEKFWARGRKPWKLGIQLLKIVMVTIQLVVFGLSNQMVVAFKEENTVAFKHLFLKGYMDRMDDTYAVYTQTDVYDQIFFAINQYLQLPNISVGNHAYEKKGTEETPLAVCQQFYKRGIICPGNDTFDIDPEIVTDCLYIEPTTSLDNTTMGKHNLNFTLDFPRLVAVQLMFNLKAINLQTVRHHELPDCYDFTLRIVFDNKAHSGRIKISLDNDIAIRECKDWHVSGSIQKNTHYMMIFDAFVILICLASLILCTRSVIKGIWLQREFVSFFLYYYKKEVSFNDQMEFVNGWYILIMVSDVLTIVGSTLKMEIQAKSLTSYDVCSILLGISTMLVWLGVIRYLGFFQKYNVRISWDLHIVASHPNTESSITQCNEVLLLCCYDLPGLLFLWMDCTGTIPCEVSQSEHGF, encoded by the exons atggaaagTCCTGAAGTGACAGTGAGCGGCTGCAGTACACACGATGATGAAAACCTTTGCAGCTACAAACGACACTCATCAGTATCACAGGAGGGGCTTTTAGAAGACCAGCTTAGAAGGaagttaaaatttttcttcatgaacCCATGTGAGAAATTTTGGGCCCGGGGCAGAAAACCTTGGAAACTTGGGATTCAGTTACTCAAAATAGTAATGGTTACAATTCAG cTGGTGGTTTTCGGATTGAGCAATCAAATGGTGGTTGCCTTCAAAGAAGAGAACACTGTTGCATTCAAACATCTTTTCTTGAAAGGGTATATGGACAGAATGGATGATACCTATGCTGTATACACACAAACAGATGTCTATGACCAGATATTCTTTGCAATAAACCAG TACCTTCAGCTGCCCAACATCTCTGTTGGAAATCATGCTTATGAGAAGAAGGGAACAGAAGAGACACCTCTGGCTGTTTGTCAGCAGTTCTACAAGCGAGGAATCATCTGTCCTGGAAATGACACCTTTGATATAGACCCAGAGATTGTGACTG ACTGCTTGTACATTGAGCCAACGACTTCATTAGACAACACAACAATGGGAAAGCACAATTTGAATTTCACTCTGGATTTCCCCAG ACTGGTGGCAGTGCAGCTCATGTTCAATCTGAAGGCAATCAACCTCCAGACCGTTCGTCACCACGAGCTCCCCGACTGCTACGATTTCACTCTGCGG attGTGTTTGATAATAAAGCACACAGTGGAAGAATTAAAATAAGTCTAGACAATGACATAGCGATCAGGGAATGTAAAGACTGGCACGTTTCTGGATCAA TACAGAAGAACACTCATTACATGATGATCTTCGATGCTTTTGTCATATTGATTTGTCTGGCTTCATTGATCCTTTGCACACGATCAGTGATTAAAGGAATTTGGCTTCAAAGG GAATTTGTAAGCTTTTTCCTATATTATTATAAGAAAGAAGTATCTTTCAATGATCAAATGGAATTTGTCAATGGATGGTACATCCTGATTATGGTTAGCGATGTCCTAACTATTGTTGGATCAACTCTAAAGATGGAGATACAAGCTAAG agTCTGACAAGTTATGATGTCTGCAGCATACTCTTAGGAATATCCACTATGCTTGTGTGGCTTGGAGTCATTCGCTACCTAGGTTTCTTTCAGAAGTATAATGTAAGGATCTCCTGGGATCTTCATATTGttg CTTCTCATCCTAACACTGAGAGCAGCATTACCCAATGTAATGAGGTTCTGCTGTTGTGCTGCTATGATCTACCTGGGCTATTGTTTCTGTGGATGGATTGTACTGGGACCATACCATGTGAAG TTTCGCAGTCTGAACATGGTTTCTGA